In Trifolium pratense cultivar HEN17-A07 linkage group LG7, ARS_RC_1.1, whole genome shotgun sequence, a genomic segment contains:
- the LOC123895478 gene encoding splicing factor U2af small subunit B-like, producing the protein MAEHLASIFGTEKDRVNCPFYFKIGACRHGDRCSRLHTKPSISPTILLSNMYQRPDMITPGVDVHGQPIDPRKIQDHFEEFYEDLFEELSKYGDIESLNVCDNLADHMVGNVYVQFREEEHAGKAVKNLTGRFYAGRPIIVDFSPVTDFREATCRQYEENTCNRGGYCNFMHLKRISRELRRQLFGKRHERHSRSRSRSPYRHRSYEERSHRSRSSKYDDRDRDREYHRDSDSRRRRTSSPGRRRGRSPSRSQSPVGRRNRSPVRDGSEERRARIEQWNREREEKEPASKVNTEETNNGNNGGHSQNASTFHENQQQHQSAQEGY; encoded by the exons atGGCGGAACATTTAGCTTCAATTTTCGGCACAGAAAAAGACAGAGTCAATTGTCCATTTTACTTCAAGATCGGAGCATGTAGACATGGCGATCGATGTTCACGACTCCATACAAAGCCAAGTATAAGCCCTACCATTTTGCTATCAAATATGTATCAGCGTCCTGATATGATTACTCCTGGTGTTGATGTTCATGGTCAACCGATTGATCCGCGTAAGATTCAGGATCATTTTGAAGAATTTTATGAAGatttgtttgaagaattgtcTAAGTATGGTGATATTGAAAGTCTTAATGTTTGTGATAATCTCGCTGATCATATG gTTGGTAATGTGTATGTTCAGTTTAGAGAGGAAGAACATGCTGGAAAAGCTGTTAAGAATCTTACTGGAAGATTTTATGCTG GTAGGCCAATTATTGTTGATTTCTCTCCAGTGACAGACTTTCGCGAGGCTACGTGCAGGCAGTATGAGGAGAATACTTGCAACCGTGGTGGTTATTGCAACTTCATGCACTTGAAAAGGATTAGCAG GGAATTGAGGCGCCAGTTGTTTGGAAAGCGCCATGAGAGGCACAGCAGGAGCCGGAGCAGGAGTCCTTACAGGCATCGGAGTTATGAGGAGCGGTCTCATCGCAGTCGTAGCAGTAAGTATGATGACAGGGACAGAGATAGAGAATATCATCGTGACAGTGATAGCAGGAGGCGCAGGACTTCAAGTCCTGGAAGGAGGAGGGGAAGGAGTCCCAGTCGCAGTCAAAGTCCTGTTGGAAGGAGGAATCGCAGTCCAGTCAGGGATGGTAGTGAGGAGAGACGTGCGAGAATTGAGCAGTGGAACAGAGAGAGGGAAGAGAAAGAACCAGCAAGTAAGGTTAATACTGAGGAAACCAATAATGGCAATAACGGGGGGCACTCTCAAAATGCTAGCACATTTCACGAGAATCAGCAGCAACATCAATCTGCTCAGGAGGGATATTGA